Proteins from a single region of Bombus huntii isolate Logan2020A chromosome 2, iyBomHunt1.1, whole genome shotgun sequence:
- the LOC126878192 gene encoding uncharacterized protein LOC126878192, which translates to MPNENNSTQNEALFYEAHMLREILRINELMMKQASLNEEFHGNTKVSPKSCTKNSTNQSNCSVEKFVDETHEIHFQMTSSVSSLQEEDVSSSTTVFKIDSKTSFKKTVSGSNQFSESVNSSRKVTSPKHSLDKGNQLFETSVEINVGLGLLDPTTRENCVGSSLQEEDKVFSKRIRNVEDRAIGGTLFSYPLELVEIFSNKKGRSSENNLDTGLDINQQTCSMRVLPKQDDEEFSIVPEKNQIPSKIKLNISKKEMQTIDRKNVGSVRRGDNVEQISRKRYTQESGQDSDDPQKKSNKTNCLNNGSSQKGCKQENVISGDLQESHGPKKDETSENFQAKYTHENCRMNENFEKECAAHNVLVSGDFRKKNIHDNGLIDADLQKEYIQENNQTNEGFQKRCRQENSIAGGVSKKNMSENIAFKSPEDRENRIVNTSGAEIGIMQMNGQNYLDEDSASTSEKIQTNHDVNLIRIFDAIEKSCIEEKIEKRNVENDIDKFEVSNDTQKHNARQSIRSKSFSLNHLSTFENDVEVLKLQKSFVEGDDPNTIEDVHSLECNKDMRNIVSSEEEDLSARNEENNDDKSNNIHSIPALSRVTKSHDLFANENCCKFLSSSSSKSTELTNDATTETGEKNVLIEEETSEEKHRDVVDSIPLSQNLNNTEKFCTKNGNLDASENSDFSKLHESIVNVDSAHVDVSSTFEKEDQNVKGKCQKNNLKIDPRKLDAFGDSANKQLSMNSNESKASETTLQHNESKDLGDSRNLSSSESINHSKEKSNLQGKDADVDSSKENKLKTIAEKQENQKSNDTDKDVTVDDKNLSCSETVPSSIINDKDIEERDSADFDKEITRIAINDNNDEIAMRKSKRDSINYEDMNVCKMLTKIHESLTSNWQRMGRLRMRLEVPISIESVNPTLMLQLLDKTITRCKIYIHDSNDSHEAELQMANLLAKHVARMIKIVKILTITLKNQERRVDQMQLELLQKRYVNKKRFILNETILISRYWVAEIFCYIEYISRLVKQVMFENEEKENVKSLERRKMPRRIVNSSSINDAKQTTGTVRTGNIKSELVKKESTVETQMSVVSNSVNSLKQCNFTKRLSPGRCVEKEKHLYEAQTTVTDKKMADNYRHAEKGELPKKIALSTNSNQCKQSMSRQKQRASSNQQPAWRPGGAVKIPIFNSATTLSQKTRPAIHVREKTYPENAKTSAHKRGASMDHILVKTNLTNVEKTIDDNGKRTTKMSNHIQEEKHGRVGNEFKKKPSTEVYPHKDTVPKLTINILKTTGKRSSTSLKASPRAKSKPKTLRHPSKKFSESERTAWGIKNYTNASVCDIINKRITRESEILRALEKIIKATPEKNKGKYVEKPTYCYKNQAQGETNDVFKQPNEPIAVKEEMKINEEEPTRDIDFEQYKKCQLNEVQLKEKFQEDHQIAKNFSENLPENLSIPIMPKNVIPVLNTSVEENTKNVATNEHFEHFQSKAQSSVALGTTTSCIVDINSSSVDSIKIEATKSCQTSSNAISSPDVSELKQKREKSKENDTCQENNTFFLDNNRKRQKCDSTGSKILNNPSIMKKEKTRINSHAVSLSMLKEFLCDQGIDVDLVNKAERYLKDKQKTCKSLKKKSISFADVPSYIEHNRHFEKKTILKEEHSWEEKLDKNIEEDIEKDLRKTIGKSETFINDEENLNEVPLPKTKDIATCTIINNNDAYSQTVIHCKISKCLQSTPEKDALTSIELQATGTQTEVEGRNACSMTESLNCSSPKALGKSYVCKSVTIEHVTELKKKDVGSKMHKDSENSKSQNDLHKDSKNVSTKSIDIESTDIEETNKIEKHSSKECSRAFENLLNQMREEYNESLPNYKKDDALDELRFNESKISLTSNSSSMIIKGESKEEGQSPVKIVSSGIVAALQVAVIRARNVYKALDIYKRRLSNNLKKRHKESRRKEKISKVCKTCEEESKNVSRSSSVVKIILQKRDDSRNAVIEVFKDLRQAEVTSALSEICLDRHSDVNSESEEDSFESVVNLSTSTSFSEVSFKTVDLGIPKRSSSSVVLRDVGSLMGFLISKIDDVTFGRIECVTKISNTCEPEFCGDMRMEVVKVERRVSVFSTESLLILVYGMLCSVVFWCLNFTISCEVL; encoded by the exons ATGCCAAATGAGAACAATTCCACGCAAAACGAAGCGTTATTCTACGAAGCACACATGCTACGAGAAATTCTAAGGATAAACGAGTTGATGATGAAACAGGCTTCCTTGAACGAAGAATTCCATGGTAATACTAAAGTTTCGCCGAAGAGTTGCACCAAGAATTCCACGAACCAAAGTAATTGTTCTGTAGAAAAATTTGTCGACGAAACACACgaaatacattttcaaatgACATCGAGTGTCTCTTCGCTGCAAGAGGAAGATGTTTCTTCAAGTACCACTGTGTTTAAGATAGATTCAAAGACATCTTTCAAGAAAACAGTATCCGGAAGTAATCAATTTTCTGAATCCGTTAATTCTTCGAGAAAAGTCACATCTCCTAAACATTCTTTGGATAAAGGTAATCAGCTCTTCGAAACAAGCGTGGAAATTAATGTTGGATTAGGCCTTCTCGATCCAACGACGCGAGAAAACTGCGTTGGTTCTTCTTTGCAGGAAGAAGATAAAGTTTTTTCGAAAAGAATACGAAATGTAGAGGATAGAGCTATTGGAGGTACGCTTTTCAGTTATCCTTTGGAATTAGTGGAAATTTTCTCGAAtaagaaaggaagaagcagTGAGAATAATTTAGATACAGGACTCGATATAAATCAACAAACGTGTTCGATGAGAGTTCTTCCAAAGCAAGATGACGAAGAGTTTAGTATCGTACCCGAGAAAAATCAGATTCCATCGAAGATAAAGTTGAATATATCGAAGAAAGAAATGCAAACGATCGATAGGAAAAACGTGGGAAGCGTCAGGCGTGGTGATAATGTTGAGCAAATTTCTCGGAAAAGATACACGCAGGAAAGTGGTCAGGACAGTGATGATCCGCAGAAGAAAAGCAACAAAACAAATTGTTTGAATAATGGAAGTTCCCAGAAAGGATGTAAACAGGAAAATGTAATCAGTGGAGATTTACAGGAAAGTCATGGGCCAAAGAAAGATGAAACTAGTGAAAATTTTCAGGCAAAATATACGCATGAAAATTGTCGaatgaatgaaaatttcgAGAAAGAATGCGCTGCACATAATGTTCTAGTTAGTGGAgattttcgaaaaaaaaacATACATGACAATGGTCTAATTGACGCAGATTTGCAGAAAGAATACATACAAGAAAATAATCAAACTAACGAAGGTTTTCAGAAAAGATGTAGGCAAGAAAATAGTATAGCTGGTGGAGTTTCCAAGAAAAATATGTCAGAAAATATCGCGTTTAAATCACCCGAAGACCGGGAAAATCGTATTGTTAACACAAGTGGCGCAGAAATTGGAATAATGCAAATGAATGGACAAAATTACTTAGACGAAGATTCTGCATCTACGTCGGAAAAGATTCAAACTAATCACGATGTAAATTTGATTAGAATCTTCGATGCGATTGAAAAATCGTGTATAGAGGAAAAGATTGAGAAAAGAAACGTAGAGAATGATATCGACAAATTTGAAGTGTCTAACGATACGCAAAAACATAACGCGAGACAGTCTATTCGTTCGAAATCGTTCAGTCTAAATCATCTGTCTACTTTCGAAAATGACGTCGaagtattaaaattacaaaaatcgTTTGTCGAAGGTGACGATCCTAACACCATCGAAGACGTACATTCTTTGGAATGTAACAAAGATATGCGTAATATTGTTTCATCGGAAGAGGAGGATTTATCAgcaagaaacgaagaaaataacgatgataaatcaaataatattCATTCAATTCCTGCTCTGTCAAGAGTGACAAAAAGTCACGATCTTTTTGCTAATGAAAATTGCTGCAAATTCTTGAGTTCCAGTTCTTCAAAGAGCACTGAATTAACAAATGATGCAACAACAGAGACTGGAGAAAAAAACGTTTTAATTGAGGAAGAAACTTCCGAAGAAAAGCATCGAGACGTCGTTGATTCAATTCCTCTGTCACAGAATTTgaataatacagaaaaattCTGTACGAAGAATGGCAACCTCGATGCCAGTGAAAACTCAGATTTCTCGAAACTTCATGAGTCTATCGTTAACGTTGACTCTGCACATGTGGATGTTTCGTCCACATTTGAGAAGGAAGATCAAAATGTGAAAGGAAAAtgtcaaaaaaataatttgaagatCGATCCGCGCAAATTAGACGCATTTGGTGACAGTGCCAATAAACAGCTTTCCATGAACTCGAACGAAAGCAAAGCTTCGGAAACAACGTTGCAGCATAACGAATCTAAGGATCTCGGAGATTCAAGAAATTTATCATCCTCAGAAAGCATAAATcattcgaaagaaaaatcaaatCTTCAAGGAAAAGATGCGGACGTAGACTCGTCGAAAGAGAACAAACTCAAGACAATCGCTGAGAAGCAAGAAAATCAGAAAAGTAATGATACCGATAAGGATGTAACTGTCgacgataaaaatttgtcgtgTAGCGAAACTGTTCCATCGTCGATAATCAACGACAAAGATATAGAGGAACGAGATTCTGCAGATTTTGATAAGGAAATTACGAGAATCGCGATTAACGATAACAATGATGAAATAGCTATGCGAAAATCGAAACGAGATAGTATCAATTACGAGGATATGAACGTATGTAAAATGTTGACGAAGATTCACGAGAGTTTGACGAGCAATTGGCAACGAATGGGACGGCTTCGGATGAGATTAGAAGTCCCAATTTCGATAGAATCTGTCAATCCGACGTTGATGTTACAATTACTGGACAAAACCATCACTAg GTGCAAGATTTACATTCACGATTCGAACGATAGCCACGAAGCTGAATTGCAAATGGCTAACCTACTGGCGAAACACGTTGCCCGGatgataaaaattgtaaaaattcttACGATAACTTTAAAAAATCAAG AACGACGCGTCGACCAAATGCAATTAGAATTACTTCAAAAGcgttatgttaataaaaaa aGGTTTATTTTGAACGAAACGATTTTAATTTCAAGATATTGGGTGGCagaaatattttgttacatCGAATATATTTCACGTTTGGTGAAACAAGTAATGTTCGagaacgaagagaaagaaaatgttaaaagttTAGAAAGACGTAAAATGCCACGTCGTATAGTAAACAGCTCTTCTATTAATGACGCCAA ACAAACAACTGGTACTGTTCGCAcaggaaatataaaatcagAGCTTGTGAAAAAGGAAAGCACTGTGGAGACTCAAATGTCGGTAGTTTCGAATTCCGTGAATTCTTTGAAACAGTGCAATTTCACGAAACGCTTAAGCCCTGGAAGATGtgtggaaaaagaaaagcatCTGTATGAAGCGCAGACAACTGTTACCGATAAAAAAATGGCCGACAATTATCGCCATGCAGAGAAAGGGGAACTACCAAAAAAGATAGCGTTGAGTACGAATTCAAATCAGTGCAAACAATCGATGTCTCGTCAGAAGCAACGTGCTTCTAGTAATCAACAACCAGCTTGGAGGCCAGGAGGTGCGGTCAAAATTCCTATTTTTAACAGTGCAACCACGTTGAGCCAGAAAACTCGTCCAGCGATACATGTCAGAGAAAAAACGTATCCGGAAAATGcaaa GACGTCTGCGCATAAACGAGGAGCTTCGATGGACCATATACTTGTAAAGACAAATCTTACGAATGTCGAGAAAACTATAGACGATAACGGGAAACGAACGACGAAGATGTCCAATCACATCCA AGAAGAGAAACATGGACGAGTAGGAAACGAATTTAAGAAGAAACCGTCTACCGAGGTATATCCACACAAAGATACTGTTCCTAAACTGACCATTAACATTTTAAAAACGACAGGCAAAAGAAGTAGCACAAGCTTGAAGGCTAGTCCCAGAGCGAAATCAAAACCGAAAACATTGCGACATCCATCAAAAAAATTTAGTGAATCGGAAAGGACTGCCTGGGGCATAAAAAATTACACTAACGCGTCAGTGTGTgacattattaataaaagaatCACAAGAGAATCGGAAATTCTTCGAGCACtcgaaaaaattattaaagcTACGCCAGAAAAGAACAAAGGAAAATATGTTGAGAAACCAACGTACTGTTATAAAAATCAAGCTCAAGGGGAAACAAACGATGTTTTCAAACAACCGAATGAACCGATCgcagttaaagaagaaatgaaGATTAACGAGGAGGAGCCTACGAGGGATATCGATTTTGagcaatataaaaaatgtcaGTTAAACGAAGTACAGTTGAAGGAAAAGTTTCAAGAAGATCATCAGATAGCGAAGAACTTTTCAGAGAATCTTCCTGAAAATCTTTCGATACCAATTATGCCAAAAAATGTTATTCCTGTtctaaatacgagcgttgaaGAAAATACTAAAAATGTTGCAACAAACGAACATTTCGAACATTTCCAGTCAAAAGCTCAGTCAAGCGTTGCTTTAGGAACTACTACGAGTTGTATTGTGGATATTAATTCGAGCTCAGTTGATAGTATCAAAATAGAAGCTACGAAATCTTGTCAAACTTCTTCCAACGCTATTTCTTCGCCAGATGTTTCAGAACTAAaacaaaaaagagaaaaatccAAAGAGAACGACACTTGTCAAGAGAATAACACTTTCTTCCTCGATAATAACAGAAAGCGACAGAAATGTGATAGTACGGGGTCGAAGATCCTGAATAATCCATCGATTAtgaaaaaggagaaaacgAGAATAAACTCTCATGCAGTATCATTGAGCATGTTAAAGGAATTCCTTTGTGATCAGGGTATCGACGTTGATTTGGTAAATAAAGCTGAAAGATATCTAAAGGATAAACAGAAAACTTGCAAaagtttaaaaaagaaatctatCAGCTTCGCGGATGTACCTTCTTACATAGAACATAAtcgacattttgaaaaaaagacGATTTTGAAGGAAGAGCATTCTTGGGAGGAGAAATTGGACAAAAATATTGAAGAAGATATTGAGAAGGATTTAAGAAAAACTATCGGAAAATCTGAAACTTTTATTAACGATGAGGAGAATTTAAATGAAGTTCCTTTGCCAAAAACGAAAGATATTGCTACGTGTACAATTATAAACAATAACGACGCCTATTCTCAAACGGTTATCCATTGTAAGATATCCAAATGTTTGCAGTCTACTCCTGAGAAGGACGCTTTAACGTCGATAGAATTGCAAGCTACGGGGACGCAAACGGAAGTGGAAGGAAGAAACGCGTGTTCAATGACAGAGTCGCTTAACTGCAGTTCCCCAAAAGCGTTAGGAAAGTCGTATGTTTGCAAGTCTGTAACTATCGAACATGTAACTGAACTTAAGAAGAAAGATGTAGGATCGAAAATGCATAAAGACTCAGAAAATTCCAAATCACAAAACGATTTGCACAAAGATTCcaaaaatgtttctacaaaaTCTATCGATATAGAGTCTACAGACATTGAAGAGACgaataaaattgagaaacatTCATCGAAAGAGTGTTCTCGagcgtttgaaaatttattaaatcagATGCGCGAGGAATATAATGAATCTTTACCGAATTATAAAAAGGATGACGCGTTGGATGAACTACGTTTCAACGAATCGAAAATATCATTAACATCCAACAGTTCGTCTATGATAATTAAGGGAGAAAGTAAAGAGGAAGGTCAGTCTCCTGTTAAAATAGTTTCCAGTGGAATAGTAGCTGCCCTTCAAGTGGCCGTCATCAGAGCTCGGAACGTGTACAAAGCCCTTGACATCTATAAACGAAGATTAAGCAACAATCTGAAGAAACGACATAAAGAATCGAGAcgaaaagagaagataagcAAAGTTTGTAAAACGTGCGAGGAGGAATCGAAAAACGTGTCGAGAAGCAGCAGCGTGGTGAAGATCATTTTGCAAAAAAGAGACGACAGTAGAAACGCCGTTATCGAAGTATTTAAGGATCTCAGACAAGCGGAAGTTACATCAGCGTTAAGCGAAATATGCTTGGATCGTCATAGCGATGTCAACAGCGAATCTGAAGAAGACAGTTTTGAGTCTGTTGTTAATTTATCAACGAGTACTTCCTTCAGTGAAGTCAGTTTTAAAACAGTCGACCTGGGAATTCCGAAAAGGTCGTCCAGCAGCGTTGTTTTAAGAGACGTGGGATCTTTGATGGGATTTTTGATAAGCAAGATCGATGATGTAACGTTCGGGAGAATTGAGTGTGTtacaaaaatatcgaatacaTGCGAGCCAGAGTTTTGCGGAGATATGAGGATGGAAGTTGTGAAAGTGGAAAGACGAGTTTCAGTATTCTCAACAGAGAGTTTATTGATTTTAGTTTACGGCATGTTGTGCTCTGTCGTTTTCTGGTGTTTAAATTTTACCATTAGCTGCGAGGTCTTATGA
- the LOC126875574 gene encoding hemocyte protein-glutamine gamma-glutamyltransferase-like, producing the protein MSSEEALVVDMVYLYEKENAKAHRTISYELVHLEPATPVLRRGQSFHVALRFNREYVAETDIVRLLFSFGPNPNVLRGTRGINTITNRDNYLTDLEAWGVRLVGVNGVDLTAEVRSPIDSPVGTWQLNVETTIVGSKKQPNTYSYDKDIYLLFNPWMKEDLVFMEDEQLLDEYVLNDVGKIWVGSWGSARGREWVFGQFDACVLKSCELLLERSGIKANSRGDPVQMCRAISRIVNSNDDRGVVTGRWDGDYADGTAPAAWTGSVPILEQFLETGDSVKYGQCWVFAGVVTTVCRALGIPSRVVSNLVSAHDANASLSVDRYYTKDNEELDYDPNNLEGEDSIWNYHVWNDVWMARPDLPKGYGGWQAIDATPQEPSGGIYQCGPASVEAIKQGVVGYNYDVTFMLASVNADLMRWMEDSESELGFRKIDCNKYHIGRMILTKAPWIFDPNGDRDREEITSIYKAKEGTEVERLTLYRAVRNTELAKRFYSLPSPAKEDVEFDLVDIERVNIGKPFAVIVNMKNKSNQIRTIQAVLSAGSVYYTGIKAHLVKRASGDFVLQPHASEQLRLRVTVDDYLDKLVEYCNMKLYSIATVVETKQTWADEDDFQVLKPSITVKIDGEPVVGKPSIISLRFKNPLKRVLTECMFNYAGPGLTRNKTLAFRDIEPEEDVYVEHQLIPQKAGAQKIIATFTSKQLVDVTGSAAIDVLDEEE; encoded by the exons ATGTCGTCGGAAGAGGCATTAGTCGTCGATATGGTGTACCtttacgaaaaagaaaacgcAAAGGCCCATCGCACCATCAGCTACGAATTGGTACATCTTGAACCAGCGACTCCTGTTCTTAGAAGAGGCCAATCTTTCCATGTAGCCTTAAGATTCAATCGAGAATACGTGGCTGAAACGGATATCGTTAGATTGCTCTTTAGTTTCGGACCAAATCCGAACGTTCTTAGAGGAACCAGAGGAATAAACACCATCACCAATAGAGACAATTATTTGACTGATTTGGAGGCATGGGGTGTTCGTTTAGTGGGCGTCAATGGCGTTGATCTGACCGCGGAAGTAAGAAGCCCCATCGATAGCCCTGTTGGCACATGGCAATTAAATGTGGAGACCACCATCGTAGGAAGTAAAAAACAACCAAATACCTATAGTTACGACAAGGACATTTATCTGCTTTTTAATCCGTGGATGAAAG AGGATTTAGTATTCATGGAGGATGAGCAGCTGTTGGACGAGTATGTTCTAAATGATGTTGGAAAAATATGGGTTGGCTCATGGGGAAGTGCGCGTGGTAGAGAATGGGTGTTTGGACAATTCGATGCTTGTGTGCTTAAATCTTGTGAATTGCTGCTAGAAAGATCCGGCATCAAAGCTAATTCCAGAGGGGATCCAGTTCAAATGTGTAGAGCTATTTCGAGAATC GTAAATTCCAACGATGACAGAGGTGTGGTTACCGGTCGCTGGGATGGTGATTACGCTGATGGTACAGCTCCAGCCGCTTGGACAGGTAGCGTGCCGATTCTCGAACAATTCTTAGAGACAGGCGATTCCGTGAAATACGGACAATGTTGGGTATTCGCTGGTGTTGTGACCACCGTCTGTCGTGCTCTTGGTATACCGTCCAGAGTGGTTTCAAATTTGGTATCGGCCCACGATGCGAATGCCTCGCTTTCCGTCGATCGTTATTACACCAAAGACAACGAGGAACTTGATTACGATCCAAACAATCTCGAAGGCGAAGATTCCATATGGAATTATCACGTTTGGAACGACGTATGGATGGCTAGGCCAGATTTGCCTAAAGGTTATGGTGGTTGGCAGGCGATCGATGCTACGCCACAAGAACCTTCAGGAGGTATATATCAATGCGGACCAGCTTCTGTCGAAGCTATCAAACAAGGAGTCGTTGGTTATAATTACGACGTGACGTTTATGCTGGCTTCGGTGAATGCCGATTTGATGAGATGGATGGAGGATTCTGAGAGCGAGCTGGGATTCAGGAAAATCGACTGTAATAAATATCA CATTGGTCGGATGATCTTGACGAAAGCACCTTGGATTTTCGATCCCAATGGcgacagagacagagaggaGATAACATCTATTTACAAGGCAAAAGAAG GAACGGAAGTTGAGCGTCTGACTCTGTACAGAGCCGTACGCAACACAGAACTGGCGAAGAGATTCTACTCTTTGCCCTCACCGGCGAAAGAAGATGTCGAGTTCGATCTCGTGGATATCGAACGAGTGAACATCGGAAAACCATTTGCAGTTATAGTGAACATGAAGAATAAATCGAACCAGATACGTACTATTCAAGCTGTTCTATCTGCTGGTAGCGTGTACTATACGGGAATCAAAGCACATCTAGTAAAGAGAGCGTCTGGTGACTTCGTTCTGCAACCACATGCCA GCGAACAGTTAAGGCTCAGAGTTACAGTGGATGATTATTTGGACAAGCTTGTGGAGTATTGTAATATGAAATTGTATTCCATCGCTACGGTCGTGGAAACTAAACAGACATGGGCTGACGAAGATGATTTTCAGGTCTTGAAACCGAGCATCACGGTCAAG ATCGACGGCGAACCTGTAGTAGGAAAACCATCGATTATCAGTCTTAGATTCAAGAATCCCCTTAAGAGAGTATTAACGGAGTGTATGTTCAATTACGCTGGCCCCGGGTTAACAAGGAACAAGACTCTAGCGTTCAGAGACATCGAACCTGAGGAAGACGTCTACGTGGAACATCAATTAATTCCTCAAAAGGCTGGCGCGCAGAAGATCATTGCCACATTTACTTCGAAACAGCTAGTTGATGTCACAGGATCAGCTGCCATCGATGTTCTTGATGAGGAGGAATAA